GAAcgtaaactaaaaaataaagtgatagcATCAGAGGagaaaaacccaaaacacaaaaCTTTCGGTAGCTCAAtcagttagagcattgtctcaatacaccgaggttgcaggtttgatgccaggtcaggccacatacaagaattaatcaatgaatgcatggataagtgggacaacaaattgatgtcctCTCttgctttaaaatcaataaatttaaaaaaactttaatgaTACATGCATTGCCAAAGCATTCAGGGGTCAGATAAACTGTCTGCAAGTTACTTTGAAACTCCTAGAAAAATGAGCTGGATGGACAGGTGGAAAGACATGTACTAAAGCCAACTGAAGCCAGGGGCACATGGCAGTTCCCCAATAATTCCCTCAGCTTTACTGGAATTTTGAATCTTGAAAATTGTCATAAAACTAGCAGAAAAGTGGatgaaataaaaagcaggaaGGTGATAGTTGTCAAATGAGATTGGTGATTGTACTAGTCTACTTCTGTGTTTGAAAACTTCCTTACTAAATAACACATAAAACGATGCTTCTGGTTTCTTAAAGAAGGCAGGAGGAAAAGGGTTTAAAAGAGGCGGAAGTAGGGTTAGGGCTTGTGTTTCAGAATCTGCTTTTAGACTGGGAGAGTTCCCAGGGATTGGatgggccattttcaggctttCCCTGGCTGAGGCCCACCCTGTCCAGGGTCCAGGCCAGCTGTTCGGAGGTTACCTTCTCCCCACCCCGCCTCGGCCTCCCTCCCGGGAAGTAAGCCCAGgacaggcccctcctccccacatctGGTACTGATGTCAACAGCCAAGGTGGGCGGGGGCCATGTTTTTCAGGTCCCGCCCAGCCTCCAGGGAGGGGTGGacgcccccatccccaccccttactcacaatgtcagacactgtcacacacacaccaggctctGCCACGGGGCTGGACCACAGGCCAGAAACAAACTTTTATTACAAAACAGGGACCTTCCGAGTCACAAGGCCAGCAGATCTGGTCTCCTCCCTGACACGGGGAGTTGGAATCTGGCCTCTACTTGTTCCTCTAGCCcagtgttctcaacctgtgggtcgtgacccctttgggggtcgaacgaccctttcacaggggttgcctaagaccatcagaaaacacatatataattacatattgtttttgcgattaatcattatgctttaattatgttcaatttgtaacaatgaaattgggggtcaccacaacatgaggaactgtataaaaggctcgcggcattaggaaggttgagaaccactgctctagcccctTCTCCCGTTTCTACGTGGGACTTTGAGGAGGGACGGTGGGTCAGTGTGTgttgaggaagcaggagaggctttCAACATGGTTATATAACATGGTCTGAGGGTCCCGTGTGTCCTAGTTTACTTGGTTCCCAGCTCTGTGTGCATAACTGCACAATGAGGGTATATCTGTAGTTGGGAGAATTTAGGGATCAGGGTGCTTGGAAAAGGTTCTTAAAGGCTGAAGGTGGGAAGGCCAGGGTGAGACTGTCTCAGTAGGAAGATATCTGGGAGTCAGGACGAAGCCAGGTGTGAGCTGGcactgtggttcagtggttgggagAGTGTGGCTGGTGAGTCACGTGCCTGGGTAATGGTGTGGTCCCTCGAGGGCTGAGGGTAGTCTCTCTGCGAGGAGACATGGCCCAGGAAGGTGCCTgttccctgccccaggctcctGGAGACGGTGGTGCTGTTAAGTGTGATGAGTGAAGAGGGCATGTAGGCTGAGAATACGGTGGAACTCCCACACATGGGTTGTGAGTCCAGGGAACTTACCTTGTATGCAAGTTGGTGGGTTATCTGGGCACGTGGTTATGATTCCAGAAAGACTAAAGTTATGTCTATAGAAAGCTTGTGTGGCTGAGTTGCCTTGTGGTTGTGTATGGGTGTGTGGTTCAGTGAGTGTGGCCCTGCGGACGAGTATCTGTGTGACTGACTCTCAAATACAACTACAGGTGTGCGAATGTGGTTTCCTGTGGTGTAGACATGGCTCTGGACACAGCCATGTCCAGGCCCAAGGTCAAGGCTGCTACCTCCCAATACCCTCTCCTTCATTTGTTCCACACGATGCGGTGGGATGAAGGTCAGCGGGGACGGACTTGCAGCTGGAAGGCTGGGGGGATATTGAAAAGGCCACTGACAGCTGGCTGGAGACTCACAGCACCCACTGGGCACGGGCTCTCCAGAGAGAAGGCCTGCAGGATGGCAGTGACGAGAAGGAACAGCTCCGCTCGTGCCAGGCCCTCCCCGAGGCAGACACGCTTacctggagggaagagagagatagggcTGTGCTAGCCCTCCTCACACCCCAGCCAGTAGGTGGGCAGGAACTGACCCAGTAGATACCTAAGGAGAAGGGCAGGAATGCCTCCTGCTTCTTGAACCTCCCATCTGCATCCAGAAATCGGCCTGGGTTGAACTCCTCTGGCTGCTTGAAGACTTCGGGGTCATGTAGGACAGAGCCCAAGAGGGGGAAGACCTCAGTGCCCTGAGGGGAAATCATAATAGAACTACAAATATCTTTCACCACCCAGGTTCTGGGCGGCAGAGCGCAGGAATCTGCACTGTCGCGGACACCAGCTCACAAAACGTAATAGCATCGACATGTAACAAGCTTATTATGGGCCAAGCAGTTTATTAAGCATTTTATGTATATTACCTCACATGTAATAGGTACATGTCttccacttacacacacacacaaccacacatgTAAACTCACTATATGTTTTAACAAACCTAGGAAGCAGTTACTAAtatgatccccattttaaagatgggaaaactgaggcccaaggaacttaagcaacttgcccaaggcaaCATTTGACACAGCAGAGcttgttattttattgatttcagagaggaagggagagggaaagagagatagaaatatcaatgatgagagagaatcattgatcagctgcctcctgcacaccctctatgggggatcgagcctgcaacccaggcatgtgccctgaccgagaattgaaccagggacccttcagttcataggctgatgctctatccactgagacaaactggctagggccagagcttgttatttttaaagtagaggcctggtgcatgagatttgtgcacttgagaggggggtccctcagcctggcctgctccctctcgcagtccgggagccctcgggggatgtccaactgccagcttaaggcagctcctccattgagcgtctgcccccccgcccctcgccgccctccccccctctccccgcccccccaccggtCCAAGTTCAGGGAGAGTGGCAGCCCCTTCAGCTGAGATCAGATTTGCCATGTTCCCAGGACTGTGTTGGAGGGTGAAGGAAGGTAGGGAGTGAGGAGAGCAAGAGCGAGGGACCTCCATTGCTAGGAACTCTGGCTAATGGGCTCTGAGCTGGGGAGGTGAGAGGACTATAGGAAAAGATAGGGTCATGCTATTGCTATTAAAATAAGAGAAAGGCAGATAGCAGTGGTTAAAGCATAGGCTTGGGTTAATATCTTTCCCTGACCACTTGTGGGCTGGGTGACCCTGGCAAGTCTTCTAACCTATcagggtctcagttttctcacctgtaagatGGGCATGTTAGTGGTGTAGGATTGCTCTGAAATCTAaacacctggcacagagcaggtcctcAATCATTATTACTGTTGTCACCATCAGTAGTGGTTGTCATTGCACAGTCACTGTGTTAACAATAGTCCCTGCTGCTGCCTCATGCCCAAGACTGCCACCCCCCAGGTACAGAGAGCCAAGTTGGTGCTTTGCAAGCATTGCCTCATAAGATTCCTTGCAATCCTGGTTAATACTATTATCTTTCCCAATTTAGAAGAGGGGTAGGTGGAGGCTCCGAGGGGTAAGGgatttgcccaaggtcccagATAAATGACTGGATTGCAACTGCCAAGGATCGATTCTACTACAACGAAGCTCAAGGAGGAAGTTTATCAGAAGGTGCCTTAGGTTTCTGAGGAGACATCGCCCCCTGGTGGTGCTGGCTCCAAGTTGCTCTCTAGTGAAGGGACAGGAACTGAGACggggagaagagggggaggaggaggaggaggaggaggagaaggagggggaggagggggaggagaagagaggaggaagatacagaaagagaaagaccaaGATCCAGAAAAAGTCAGAGAGACACAGTTAACAACAGACTCAGGCCTAAGGCAGAGATACTACTGGGCATGGCTGCACTGCAGACCCACCTGGGGCAGGGTGTATCCTCGGAAGCAGGTGGTCTTTGTGAGGGCTCGGGGTATCCCCATGGgcaccagtgccagcagccgctGCGCCTCGTGCAGAACCGCGTCCGTGTATGGGAGGCGAGCTCGGTCCCCCAGGCCTGGCGCCCGGCCAGCACCCAGCTCCCTTGTCAGTTCCTCGTGCACGCGTTCTGCCCCCAAGAAGAGGAGGACTGGAGGTCAGAGGGGTAGGGACCTCTCCCCTGGGAGCCCCATCTTCTTGAGCAGCTGTGGTTAGGGATGAGGCTGGTGGGTAAGAGGAAAagcctcccagccctccctgagCCCAGGTCCCACACATCCTGTGTGCTGGCACTGCTTCTCTCCTATCTTAACTCCCTCAGCTATTCTGTGAGCTAGGTACCAGTATCTACCTACATTTCCCAAACGAGGGAACCGAGGCCCACAGAGCTGAAATCACAGCTGACTCTAATCCACCAAGGCCACCAGACCTCAAGTTCCATCTGTTAGGTCAACGAAGGAGGAACACACGAGGCCAGAGTGGGGAGGGATTGCGAATTTATTCAACCATCCGCACACCAGTGGCTGACCCTgggtggctccagcacccagtgaggGGAGTCAGTGGCTTTAAAAGGTCTTTTGGCGGGatttttctgggcggagacttctttatgcatagccggaggggagagaatggaatgtggtcaccacAAGTGAAAAGTGGTCTTTAGCAAAGGGAgtgtccatagtgaaatgacctgaaaagccagttggggggggggggggaaagggggggtatCAACTCAATTGCTCCACAAACCTAACGAGTTGGCTGGTCTGAGTGCAATGTCTTACTTCTTATGCAACCATCCTGGCCCCTGGCTTCACctgtcctttccttcccttcctcttttcccttGGACAACAGCCCATTCTAacattccctcccactttcactgcaataaaATCTCAACCATTCATCTGTCGCCCCCTTATTGGCAGTGCCATGGTGACTACCCTCTCAGCTTGGAGTGCAGAACTAGAAAAAGGAACCTCCTACCCTTTAGTCCACCTCTTCCCCTTACAGCTATCAGCCTGTCTCCATGATCAaggatttttcttcctctgtggaGAAAACACATACATCTGTCTCCCCATCAGCTGGACAGGAACCTGTACTCTTGTCTCTCACCCAATGTAGATGGAGCCCCCAATAATCAGTCTTTACCTGTCCCTGTAACCCATCATATCTGACACAAAAGAGGAGTCCAGATAATCCCTCTCCTCATAACCCTCAGCATCACAGCAGGGGTTGGAACTGCCATCGGGAGCTTAACCACTGCTCTACCTATTTTGAAACGTTGTCTCAGGACCTATAAGAAacatgtggccctggctggtttggcttggtggatggaaTGTCGGCCtttggacggaagggtcccgggttccattccagccaagggcatgtacctgggttgcgggcacatccccagtagggggtgtgcaggaggtagctgattgatgtttctctctcatcgatgtttctaactctctacccctctcccttcctctctgtaaaaaatcaataaaatatattttaaaaaagaattaaatgagttaatatttaaaaaagaaaaaaagaaacatgtggaTGCCCATCGAGgggaaaaactgggaaaataagaacctcacccccagggtaaccATTTCTCCCCTTTCAATCACTAGTGAGGCAACTGAGACCCCTACTCTTTTCCCCCTAAAAATAACATCTAGGTCTCGGTTGTatttcagccccaggcccagaaaagcagcaaaaccaggcaagtgatgctgtggcagcctcaggaccagcttgTACCTCCCAAGTCACTCAACAGGACCGTTTTTTTGAGCCTTGACCACCCAGTCTCTTGGGGAAATCATGCTGCCCCCCTCGTCCAGCCCACTGCTATCAAAGTCTGTTCCATCCCACCTCAGCAGGAAGCAATCACAGAAGATATGACCTTTGTCCCTATTCCATaaacaaaaaggctggaatgttaggtTTGTGGAGCAATTGAGTtgattcccctccccccatccccaactggcttttcaggtcatttcactatggacattccctttgctgaagaCCACTTTTCACTTGCggtgaccacattccattctCCCCCCCTTCGGctatgcataaagaagtctccgCCCAGGAAAATCCCACCAAAAGACCTTTAAAAGCCAGACCTTTAAAAGCCGCTGACTCCcctcactgggtgctggagccacccAGGGTCAGCCACTGGTGTGCGGATGATCGAATAAATTCGTAATCCCTCACCGTAATCCCTCCCCACTCTGGCCTTGTGTGTTCCTCCTTTGGCGACCTAACACCATCTTCCAggtcagcccaccccaccccactagCTCAACAGCATTTATATGCCCAATGTGAGATGCTGGGGTTCCTTGGGGCTTATTAGCAGCCCTATACTGTTCCTCACCATCCCAGCTTCAGTTCCAGCCTGAGCTCTCAGGACCTCAATTTGTTTTTCATCTTCTGTCCTGACCCTCCTGGATGCCTCTTCACAGGTGGTCCCAGGCCCCTCACACTCAAAGTGTCCCAAACTGGCCTCAGTGTCTTCCCTGAAAcagtctctcttcctttctgttccCATCTCGGGGTAGTCCCCCCAGTCCCCCAAGCCCATGGCTAGAGCCCCGGGCCTGCCTCTGAATGTCTCCCTCCCCATCTTTCTCTACCACCTGCCCACTTGGCCCCTTCTTTTCTCCCCACAGCTTGATCCAGCCCTGTCCTCTCCCACCCAGGTCCCTACCCAAGCTTCCCTCCTACTTCATGGAAGCCCAAAGAATTTCTCTAAAATGCTAATTtgaccccacctcccctgcccaaCATCCTTCCATGGATCTCCATTGCTCAGGATTAAGGGACAAGGCCCCGAGACATCCCCTGCCTCATTTCTCACTATGCCTCATTCGACAACCAACAGTCCCTCTGCCTCTTGCGCCTCAGACAccccagatgccaggctcatggtcacctccagccctgggctcagGCTGCCCACTCTCCTGAACATTCTTCCTCTCCAGCTCTCGCTTCTGTTACCAGGGCCTGGCTGGTAGAAAAGGCTCCTACCTTGGACCTGAGGGTATttcagcaggagcaggagggtgTAGCGGACCGTGGCGCTGACGGTCACCGTCCCCGCGAACAGCAGATAAATGACAGTCATCAACAAGTTCTTGTCAGTGAATTCTGTGTTTGAATCACATTCCTCCTGGAAGAAaccaggcagaggggctcagagAACACAACCTGCAGGTAGTGGGGGCCGCCCAGCTGGGCTTCGGGTAGCGCAGCAAGTTCAAGCTTTGTCAAGgagtttaaataaatgtttgggaGAGTCAGGATGTGGGCTCTTGATATTATTCTGTCTGGTTGGaatgttttcaaaaatgaaagagaatggcCATCATAAACATGCAAAcagaaaatgacaagtgctggttgGGGATGTGGGGAAATTGGAACCAATGTCACcattggtgagaatgtaaaatggtgcagctgctctGGAAAATGGTATCacagtttctcaaaaaaattcaaatagaatAATGAGACGATCCAGCACTTCCACTTCTGGACTTAtctccaaaagaattgaaagcagggtctcgAAGAGATTATTTGTACACGCATATTCACAGTGGTGTGAGCCACAATAGCTAAAAGGTGGAAGTAAGCCAGGTGCCTATCAATGGGTGAACGGATACATGaaatgtggtctatccatacaatggaataggattcagccttaaaaagaaaggatagcCCTTgtccagctagtgtggctcagtggttgagcatctacccatgaaccaggaggtcacagttcaattcctggtcagggcacatgcccgggttgtggacttgatccccagtgtggggtgtgcaaaaggcagccaatcgatgattctctctcattattgatgtttctaatctctatctccctctgccttcctctctgaaatcaataaaaatatactaaaaaaaaaaaaaaagaaaggaaatcccaacatatgctacaacatagagGAACccgaggacattatgctaaatgaaataaagtagtTAAAAAGGTCTAATACTGTATGGTTCCACTTATATGGGCACCTAGAGAAGGCAAAGTAATGAAGACAGAAAATGGATTGGTGCTTGCCAGGAGCTCGGCCGGGGGAATGGGGTGGTGCTGAGAGCAGAGCACTCCAGCTTTGCAAGTTGAAAGGAGTGCTGGAGactggttgcacaacaatataaACACACTTAACACTGTTGAACTGTACActcaaaaatggttaagatggtgaatttcatgttatgtgtattttactacagttatatttttaattaaaaaaaataaaaaaagaaagggggccacatatataagaaaaaaattctctctCCATGGACAAGGTGGCTGCATTTATTCAAAGGATGTGGCCCTGAATAGCTGCCATAATTCCAAAGTTTGCACAATGCAAAACTAGTTATTTCCACAGGAGTCCCCTGAATTCTCATTTTCTCAcataataataaattgtttttatataattaataaagcagactttattattataattggCTAATGCAAGGTTTCATAAGGAAATGACTAAGTCTCAGGAAGTATCCTGTGTGGGTAGGGGgcgcaggggtggggagtgggttgAAGCAATGGTGGCCATTGCTAGTGGCAGGTTACTAGGCATGGGGGTGAGGTTggatggaggagagaggagaaatgcAAGAGACTTGGATACTCATGAAGTAGGGGTAGGGAGAGGCCGAGAGAACACTGCATTAGAAAGAAgagatatgcacacacatgcgcagACACACctgggtggcaggcagccaggccacCATCCCCATTCAGGAGCGCCTCCAAACCTCCACCTTCCCCCACCTTTGCCATCTTCAGCAGGAAGGCATCCACAACATCGCGCGCAGGGCCTGAGGGGTCCAGGCTCCCCTGGTGCCGCTGCACCTGCTCAATGGCGAAGGTGGCCAGGGTGCTCACATGGCTGAGGAGCTGGGTTCGGGAGCCTGGAAGGCGCTGCAGGAGCCAGGAGAACATCTCATAGGTCTGTGGGGAGAAGGGCAGCTCTTTCCATGGGGCCTGGCCCTGCACCAAGGCGGAGGGGAAGGTGGATGGGGTGCTCTGGGGGTTGCctggaagaggaaggcagaaacGTTTGGGGAAAGTCGTTGGAGAGGGGGTCTCACCGCTTACCTGGCCCCAAGGGGAGCTGATCCCCAGCAGGATGCCACCAGCAGCCTGGACCACAGCCTGGAACTCCTCATCCTCGTAGGGAAAACGGAGGCCCACGGTGAGGGAGCAGGCAACATTGGAGGtggcctgggccagcagcagggaggggTCAAATGGCTGTcctggtggggaggaggcaaGGAGGAGTGTTGTGATGGAATCAGAAACAGCCACAAAGAGAAAGGCAtcgagacagagacagacagacagggacagagaaacagacaaggacagagaaaaagagacacaGACAAACAGgcaaggagagagacagagaaatttacaggagagaaaaacagaactggagagagaaagaggcagaaaagTGATGTGACAATACCAGGGACACAGACTCTGAGGGAGACGGCAGGACAGCGACAGAGGTAAAGAAGGAGCTAGAGGCGGAGGTGACTAGAGCCCCCAGGCACCATGGGAGGGTCCTCCCCACACTCACTCAGGACCcctgccctgctcacctgctgttCCCTGGAAGGCCTCCACCAGACACCGGGCCTCAGCCTGGATCAGCTCCTCGCCTTCTCGCTTCCCCATGCCCAGGTCCCGCAGAGTGAGCATGGTAAACCTCCTCAGCTGCCGCCACCGCTCCCCATTGGAGAAGAAAACCCCTGCACAGAAGGCCAGACTCAAGGAGCGACTGGCCCCTCTCTCCATTCCCTAGGACTAGCCCTTCCTTCTGAAGTGCCCAGAGGGCGTTCTTCGGGCCCTGTCCTGAGTCCACATCTACCTAGTCCAGaggtaggtgcttaataaatacctGCCCTTGAGGCAGAGGGTGACATTTTCCTGAGAAGTTGGTAACTGGGATTATCCAGGCTCCTGTTCTGTGATCAACCAGGTGAGTGAagatcccttccttccttccttccttccttccttccttccttccttccttccttccttccttccttccttccttccatctttttaCTCCTCTTTTCACCCACCCATACTtttatcctcccttcctcttcttccttctttccatccCAGCATTTATGGAGTACTGTGTGGTCCCCTGCTCCACGTTGTCTGGAGGTTgaacagggagggaagaggatggAGTTGCAGATGTCCTCCCTTATCTCAGAGACCTGCCCTGGATGGACCCTTCCCTGCTCTGAGCTCAGTGCTCCCACTTGTAGAATTCCGGCCTCTAATGGCCTCTTGGATGCCTCCTCTCAGGgtccccatccacccacccatccactgtGTCCCCAACTGGCCTCagcatctctcctcctccctgttcttagccctgccacccccactccTGTTTGGAGTCCTGGATTCCTCTCCAaatcccccctccacccccccaaccccgagGCCCCAGCCATGATCCAGCCCAGTCCCCTACCTGGGCTCCCACACAGCAATCAGGGACCTTTCTAACTCTGTACCCTTTCCCTGCTTAGTATCTATTGCTCCTCCAGAAAGCCCGAAGCCAAACGCGGTGGCAGGACTCAGACCCTGCATGACCTGACACTGCTAACGTCAGCTTTATTACTCATCCCACTACAATGGCACTGTCTTCTCTCACTTCCTCAAAAGTGGCAGGATTCCCCCTCTTtgcctgttccctctgcctggatcaCTCAGCTCTCCATCCTCCCTGAACTAACTCCATTTATCCTTCACGTCTCCACTCAAATGTCatctcctctgagaagccttcccaGATTTCTCCCATTCTCCCCCCACACTGTAAGACGGGACACCACATCTATCTCAGTTACCTCTGTATCCCCAGTACTCAGGGCAGGACCAGGCATAATGAAAACTTGTCAGTTGAATGGGTGAATACTTGGCACTTCCATGCATTTGTGCTAGCTGGTCTCCGCCAGGAACACCTTTCCCACTTGTTCTGTGAGTCTCCGCTCAGATACCCCACCTTTCAGGAAGACACCTTGGACACCCCCAGCAAGCAGGCTGGGTCAAGAGCCTCCTCCTATTCCTAGAGTCCCAGGGCTTCCCCCTTCCTGGCCCtgacccctctgccagccccttccTCATTCCTGACCTCTCCAGACTCTCACTATCTGGTGACAGGTCTGGCTCCCCACTGGTGAGGCTCTGTGGGGGAGCCAGACCGGGCTGTTTAGTCACTGCAGCGCGGACCTCTGGCTTTCAGTCTTAGATAATAGTTTCTACATTTTGTGTTTACACATCAGTTAATGCCCAGTGCCTTGAAAGTttgctcctccctcccagccctgggggtTTCACCTGGCCCGACATAACCCTACCACACCCTGGTGACTACCAAGTGCTGGTTTTGTGCAAAACCCAGTCCTCATTCAATCCGCACTGCAACCCTATGTACAGGCACTATTAtcattccattttatggatgaggaaacaggcccagcGACACTGAGCCTTGCATGAAGGTTACATGCATGTAGAAGCAGGCTCCACTCATGACTCACCATGGCCGTCAAAGGTCGGGTCCAGTGTTGCCAACATCCCCCGCCCGCTGAACTCCTCAGCCTGacctcccagggcctcctgcaCAGCCTTGTGCCCAACCAGGACCACCACGCGccgccagggtcccaggtgcacGGTGAACACTGGTCCATACTTCTTActcagctgggggcagggagagaaaagggggtggggcctCGTTCAGTCTCCAAGTCTCCAGCATGGCCCCTGTCGCTGGATGAGCCACCTGCTAGAAACGACCCCTCAGGTCTGCAACtgtccccccagccctggctATCCTCTCCTCTCACCTCCTGCGGAGCCTAACTTCTGACTTGGGGACAACCcagaaccctcccctcccctcccctcccctcccctcccctcccctcccctcccctcccctcccctcccctcccctcccctcccctcccctcccctcccctcccctcccaattCAGGCGCGTGGCAGCAAATGGGTAGCTGCAGCTGTGGCTCCCATAACTCCTCAACTCTCCCCACGCCCAACCTAGCCACCTTTTTCTGTCACTGCTAAATCCTCAAATTCTGAAGCACATACTGCTGAGCACCTACCATCCCTCCCCAGGacaccgccccgccccgccccccctcccccccgccgccaTGCCTGGAAGACGCCCAGATTCCTGTGGAATGGGGAACCTCTGGCTTCTTCCACCCACTCCCTACCCCCAAAAGTGGGGACTGCCTCACGTTCTTTCTAGCTCTCCTACCCTTCTCTGTCCCAGGAGCTCCCAGCTCCACCTACCCCTCACCTCCAGCCCTCTATTCTCTGCAGACAGATTCCTGGAAccctccagcctctgccttc
This is a stretch of genomic DNA from Myotis daubentonii chromosome 15, mMyoDau2.1, whole genome shotgun sequence. It encodes these proteins:
- the LOC132216847 gene encoding cytochrome P450 2S1 isoform X1, whose protein sequence is MEAAGTWALLLLVVLLLLPLALPAIRTRGRLPPGPAPLPLLGNLLQLRPGALYLGLLRLSKKYGPVFTVHLGPWRRVVVLVGHKAVQEALGGQAEEFSGRGMLATLDPTFDGHGVFFSNGERWRQLRRFTMLTLRDLGMGKREGEELIQAEARCLVEAFQGTAGQPFDPSLLLAQATSNVACSLTVGLRFPYEDEEFQAVVQAAGGILLGISSPWGQTYEMFSWLLQRLPGSRTQLLSHVSTLATFAIEQVQRHQGSLDPSGPARDVVDAFLLKMAKEECDSNTEFTDKNLLMTVIYLLFAGTVTVSATVRYTLLLLLKYPQVQERVHEELTRELGAGRAPGLGDRARLPYTDAVLHEAQRLLALVPMGIPRALTKTTCFRGYTLPQGTEVFPLLGSVLHDPEVFKQPEEFNPGRFLDADGRFKKQEAFLPFSLGKRVCLGEGLARAELFLLVTAILQAFSLESPCPVGAVSLQPAVSGLFNIPPAFQLQVRPR
- the LOC132216847 gene encoding cytochrome P450 2S1 isoform X2, whose protein sequence is MEAAGTWALLLLVVLLLLPLALPAIRTRGRLPPGPAPLPLLGNLLQLRPGALYLGLLRLSKKYGPVFTVHLGPWRRVVVLVGHKAVQEALGGQAEEFSGRGMLATLDPTFDGHGVFFSNGERWRQLRRFTMLTLRDLGMGKREGEELIQAEARCLVEAFQGTAGQPFDPSLLLAQATSNVACSLTVGLRFPYEDEEFQAVVQAAGGILLGISSPWGQTYEMFSWLLQRLPGSRTQLLSHVSTLATFAIEQVQRHQGSLDPSGPARDVVDAFLLKMAKEECDSNTEFTDKNLLMTVIYLLFAGTVTVSATVRYTLLLLLKYPQVQAAQEDGAPRGEVPTPLTSSPPLLGGRTRARGTDKGAGCWPGARPGGPSSPPIHGRGSARGAAAAGTGAHGDTPSPHKDHLLPRIHPAPGH